In Clostridium sp. SY8519, one genomic interval encodes:
- a CDS encoding manganese efflux pump: MDEVFLINSAVLGVGLAMDAFSVSAANGLHQPKMRRRTQCVIAGTFAGFQFLMPMIGWFCVHTIAAYFQMFQKFIPWIALLLLAGIGGKMLADGIRAGREEGETVSRKLTAGVLLLQGVATSIDALSVGFTIAGYGGWEALTASLIIAAVTFVICVGGVSVGRIFGTRLSGKASVLGGCILLFIGIEIFVKGVL, translated from the coding sequence ATGGATGAAGTATTTCTGATCAACAGCGCCGTACTGGGCGTGGGACTTGCCATGGACGCCTTTTCCGTATCTGCGGCCAATGGACTGCATCAGCCGAAGATGCGCCGGCGGACACAGTGCGTCATAGCAGGAACCTTTGCCGGATTTCAGTTTCTGATGCCGATGATCGGCTGGTTCTGCGTGCATACGATTGCCGCTTATTTTCAGATGTTTCAGAAATTTATTCCATGGATCGCGCTGCTCCTTCTGGCCGGAATCGGCGGAAAGATGCTGGCAGACGGCATCCGTGCCGGCCGGGAAGAAGGAGAGACGGTCAGCCGGAAGCTGACGGCAGGAGTGCTGCTTCTGCAGGGAGTGGCCACTTCCATCGATGCGCTTTCGGTCGGATTTACGATTGCCGGTTACGGCGGGTGGGAGGCGCTGACCGCGTCTCTGATCATTGCGGCGGTGACTTTTGTGATCTGTGTCGGCGGTGTATCTGTGGGTCGGATTTTCGGTACACGGCTGTCCGGAAAAGCGTCTGTCCTGGGCGGATGTATCCTTCTGTTTATCGGAATTGAGATTTTTGTGAAAGGAGTACTGTAA